The sequence TGGCCTTGCATGCCGCCAAGTGGTTGGTGGATCATCACTTCGCTATTTGGCAATGCCATCCGCTTGCCTTTCGCCCCAGCAGTGAGCAAAAATGCGCCCATGGAAGCAGCCATGCCGATGCAAATCGTTGATACATCTGGTTTAATGAATTGCATCGTGTCATAGATCGCCATTCCAGCAGTAATCGAGCCGCCAGGAGAGTTAATGTATAAGGAAATATCTTTTTCAGGGTCTTCTGCTTGCAAAAACAACATTTGTGCAACGATCGAGTTGGCGACATTGTCGTCAATCCCGCTCCCTAGCATAATAATGCGGTCTTTCAATAAACGGGAGTAAATATCATATGCACGCTCGCCACGGTTTGTTTGTTCAATTACTGTAGGTATTAAATTCATCGCTCTTCCTCCTCATGTCATATTGACTAAAATCCTTGAAATTGTTGCTCTGTAATCATCATACTGCAAAGGTCAATAAAGGTCAAATAAGTTGCTTCTTTTTTCAAAAGTATGTACGGAAACAACAAAAAAGCAGTTTCATCCATGTACTATTCCTTGTGATGACCAAAAAGCCCTTCTTTCATGATAGACTAAATTATAAAGATGTAAACCTCTATGTTTTACGCCGTTCACAACGTTGCTTTTTATTTTTTTAAAGGAACAAAAGAGCTAGGCAACTGCTGAAATTAAAAAGAAAGCGTTTACATAAACAAGCCATTTGGTTTATGCTATGACATGTAGAGGAAAAAGAGCATTTAAATTCGCCTAAGCGGTATGTAAAATCAATGTAAGGAAGTTCGAAGTTCGAGGAGGGGTTGAATAGATGGAGATTGGCTTACTGCAACGTCAGACAACTAGTTTAGTGATGACCCAAGAGTTAAGGCAAGCGCTCCACTTGCTACAATATTCGTCTGTGGATGTCATTGCCTATTTGCGGGAACAAGCGCTAGAAAATCCTCTACTCGAATTACATGAACGATCAACTCTTTCCCGTGAACGGGAACTGGATGGCACAAGGCCGATCAGGCAAACGGTGTCAAGTGACGACAAACAGGCAGCGTTGCAAAATGTTCCACAAAGAGGGCGGACGCTTGCTGATGAGTTGCACGAACAGCTGATTGAATCGCCGACGCTGAGCGAAAACGATAAATGCGAGCTTACTTATTTGATTGGCAATTTACGGGAAGATGGCTATCTAGGAGAAGAGCTGCCTCAGCTTTGCGCAGACCGGAAAATCGCTGAATCGGAAGGGGAAAGGTTGCTCGCCATATTGCAAAGTTTTGAGCCTGCAGGCGTAGGGGCCCGTTCCCTTGGGGAATGCTTGGCCTTACAACTTAAACGAATGCCTGATTGCCATCCTCTTGCGATTGACATCGTCTTAAACCATCTCGAAGCGCTAGCTGCCCGGAAGTGGAAGCAACTTGCGAAACAATACGGCGTCGCTGTTCAAGCTATACAGCAACTATACGACCAATTAAAGGAGCTTGACCCAAAGCCTGGACTACGTTATTCGAAGGAAACGGCCATTTACGTCCAGCCTGATGTGCTGATGGCAAAGGATGAATCTGGAAAGCTGCTTGTCTTCATGAATGATGACATACTACCAGCCATTCGCGTACATGAGGAATACGACCATTTGTTGAAACAACAAGTCGAGACAAGCGCGTACGCGAAGCAAAAAAAGCAGCATGTCGAGTGGTTAAAGCGCAGCCTTGAACAACGCCAGCAAACGGTGCGTCGCGTGGCGGAAGTGTTGGCGAGCGAGCAGGCAGACTACTTGCTTCAGCCTAATGGGGTGCTCAAGCCATTGACGTTAAACGATGTTGCCCAAGTTCTCGGCATCCATGAATCAACCGTAAGCCGGGCAACAGCAAATAAATATGCACAAACACCTCGTGGCTTAGTCGAATTAAAAGGATTGTTCTCTGCCCATGTTTCAAAGTCAGATACCCAATTAACCAATCACCACGTTAAAGTGTGGCTTAAAGAAATGATTAGCGTAGAGGATAAAAGCAAACCTTTGTCAGACCAAAAATTAGCGGAGCAGTTGAGAATCGAAAAAGGAGTAGCTTTGTCGCGGCGGGTAGTAGCAAAATACCGCGATGAACTTGGGATTTTGCCATCTTCGAAACGGAAACGCTACAACGAAAGGACTGGATAATGAACGTCGATTTTTATACGAAAAAAGGGTGTCCCTTGTGCGACAAGGGGTACGCATTGCTAAAAGAATTAGCCGATTGTTACTCGCTTGTAATTCAATGCCATGACATTTATCAGGATGATGTGCTTTTAGAGAAGTACCAACTTAAAATCCCTGTTGTTTGTATAGACGGCCAAGAAATTGGCTACGGCTTATTAGAGAAAGAGTTGCTCCAAAAACAGATCGAACGCATTCGTTCAATAAAGCAGTAAGCATGTACAAATGGAAAGGCGACGTCCTGCTGACAACACATCGAAAAACATAAAGACTGCCTGTTCCCATTTAACGGGGATAGGCAGTTTCAGTCAAAAAGAGAACCGATTGGCTCTCTAGTAAAATTAAGCTTTTGGCTTTGCCGTGTGAATGAAAGTAATATCGCCTTTATCATGATCGCCAATAGAAGTAATATCGCCTTTATCATGATCGCCAATAGAAGTAATATCGCCTTTATCATGGTCGCCAATAGAAGTAATATCGCCTTTATCACGGTCGTCAATAGAAGTAATATCGCCTTGATCACTGCTGTCAATGAAAGTAATGTCTCCTTTATCTCGGCTATTCATTTCACTGTTAGCCTGTGTGTTTGTAAAAACAACAAATGAAGCTGCTGCGATTAAAGAGACGCCAAGTGAAACGACCAACTTTTTCTTAAACAACTGAATCAACTCCTAAAGTATGTTGGTATAAGCGTGCACCATGGGCCACTTTCATATATTTCAATGCCAGTTTAGTATTTCCTTCCTTTTCTGCAAAGTGAGCGGCTTCTTCAGCAAGTTCACTTACCTCAAAGTCCATTCCTTCTTTTTGGAGCTGTGCAATCGCTTCGTCAACCAAATCATAATTTTTTTCGATGTGAAGGCCTTCCGTAAACAAGCAGCGTGCGTTGTATTCTTTGCTTTTGTAGTAGGCGGCACCTGCTTTTGCAATTTGGAAATGGGGGAGGGCTTCTTCGATTTTTCCTTGATTAAAGAGGACGTTACTTAAATTGTATCTAGATTTGGCACCGAAAATCGTGTTTTTGTGCTCAGGAATATCAAGCGCTCGTTTAAAATACGTTTCCGCCTCGTTAAACTTTTTTTGGCCTTGCTTGTTTAAACCTAGCGTCCGCAACACTTGTCCATATACAATTGGAATGCCTTTAGCACGCTCTAACGCCTGCTTTAGGATAGCTTCGCCTTTTTCAGGGTTGTTTAATTCTTGATGAATACAAGCAGTGATAATTTGGCAGTTTATCGCTGGCTCATGATATTGAAGCCGATCGAATAGGACGTTTGCTTGTTCCATGTAGGACGAAGCAATCAAATAATGGTTGAGACGATAATAAACAAGGCCAATATATTGATAAAATTCCGCTTCCTCCGCCTCATCGTTTACGTATTCTAGTAGTCGTTCGGCTTTGCGAAACAGCTTTACAGCAGACCGGTACCGTTCTTGCGTAAACTCGTATTGGCCACTAACAAAGTAATAAAGATACTTGAGAAGGTCATCGATTTCGGTCTTTTCAGAAATCGGCTCTATTTCCTCAGGGCATTCGTTTTTATCGTAACGGCTGACTAAAATCTGATGTTTAAATTCGACTAGTGAGTAGAAGGCCATAAACTTGTCGCTTGGATCCATCGCTGGTAAAAGCTGTTTGACCTCTTCTTTTAAAATAATCGCCTGTTCATATGACTTAGAAAGAAGGCAACTATACCATTCTGCGATTTTTGCCCCAACCGATTCAGAACGTATCGTCCTCCCCATAAAACCAACCTCCTAATGAATCCCATTTATATTCATATAATAGCAAAGAAAATAGGACTTGCCTACTATTATAAGAATTTTCCCCAAAGTTATAAAATGTTATCTCTGAAAACAAAATAGGAGCATGTTATTTTTGATTTTAACAATGGCTTGCCATTATCAAACGGAGGATGTTTTAGTTGTCTGTTTTCGACTTCCTTGGTACAATACAAGTGTAGTGAATGTTTTTGCTCTAACCGGGACATAATATGTCTGCGAGGGACGTTATATGTCCCGATAAACGGAGGAGGTGTTACATGCGGACGCTTATTAATCTGCAAAGACAAATTGTTCCCGAATTAATGGAAACAATGGCAAAGCGTTATCGCTTGCTGCAATATATCCGTTTAATGCAGCCAATCGGACGCAGAAGCCTAGCAACCAATTTGCAAACCTCCGAACGTATCGTCCGTGGGGAAGTGACGCTTCTTAAAGATCAGGGGCTCATTGAACTGACGACGGCTGGCATGCGCCTAACTGAAGCAGGCGAATCGTTGTTTTTAGAGCTTGCCGATATGATGGCAGAGCTGCTTGGGCATCGCCGGCTGGAAGAAAAGCTGGAAGAAAAGCTTGGCGTCGGCCAGGCGATTGTTGTCGCTGGCGATAGCGACGAAGAAGAATGGGTGAAGCAGGAGTTAGGTAGAGCTTGCGTCGATGAATTGAAACGTGTGGCTAAAAAAGGCGACGTCTTCGCCGTAATGGGCGGCACAACGCTTGCCGCAGTAGCAAATATGGTCACGCCAGATGAGACGCTAGCGACAACGACGTTCGTGCCCGCTAGAGGCGGGTTGGGCGAAAAAGTTGAAATCCAGGCTAATACCATTAGTGCTGAGTTTGCCAGACGCTCAGGAGCTTCTTACCGGCTGCTGCACGTTCCTGATCAATTAAGCGAAGAAGCATACCATTCACTTGTATTGGAACGATCAGTTAGGGAAATCCTAGATGTGATTACGTCTTCTGCGGTTGTCATGCATGGCATCGGCGATGCGAGGCGAATGGCAGCTAGGCGCGATTCTGGTCAGCCGTTTATCGAGACATTGAAACGGGAAGAAGCGGTAGCAGAAGCGTTCGGCTATTACTTCAATGCAAATGGAGAGATTATCCACAAGCAGCGAACAATTGGCTTGCAATTAGGCGAGCTGGAAGGCAAGTACGTTATTTCAATCGCTGGCGGGCATACGAAAGCAAATGCGATTCTCGCTTATATGAAGAATCGGCCAAGTGATGTACTTGTAACAGACGAAGGGGCAGCCAGACGGCTGTTATCCGAGTAAGATCCTGTAAAAAAGGCAACTGCCTTTTTAATAAAAAGAAATTAACGCTAGGAGGAAATCATCATGGCAACAAAAATTGGTATTAACGGATTTGGCCGTATCGGCCGTAATGTATTCCGCGCTTCCCTTAAAAACCCGAATGTAGAGGTAGTGGCAATCAACGATTTGACAGATGCCAATATGCTGGCACACT is a genomic window of Shouchella clausii containing:
- the clpP gene encoding ATP-dependent Clp endopeptidase proteolytic subunit ClpP gives rise to the protein MNLIPTVIEQTNRGERAYDIYSRLLKDRIIMLGSGIDDNVANSIVAQMLFLQAEDPEKDISLYINSPGGSITAGMAIYDTMQFIKPDVSTICIGMAASMGAFLLTAGAKGKRMALPNSEVMIHQPLGGMQGQAADMEIHARRIIQMREKLNQIMAERSGQPYERIARDTDRDNFMSAEQAKEYGLIDKVIDTPTK
- the rpoN gene encoding RNA polymerase factor sigma-54 codes for the protein MEIGLLQRQTTSLVMTQELRQALHLLQYSSVDVIAYLREQALENPLLELHERSTLSRERELDGTRPIRQTVSSDDKQAALQNVPQRGRTLADELHEQLIESPTLSENDKCELTYLIGNLREDGYLGEELPQLCADRKIAESEGERLLAILQSFEPAGVGARSLGECLALQLKRMPDCHPLAIDIVLNHLEALAARKWKQLAKQYGVAVQAIQQLYDQLKELDPKPGLRYSKETAIYVQPDVLMAKDESGKLLVFMNDDILPAIRVHEEYDHLLKQQVETSAYAKQKKQHVEWLKRSLEQRQQTVRRVAEVLASEQADYLLQPNGVLKPLTLNDVAQVLGIHESTVSRATANKYAQTPRGLVELKGLFSAHVSKSDTQLTNHHVKVWLKEMISVEDKSKPLSDQKLAEQLRIEKGVALSRRVVAKYRDELGILPSSKRKRYNERTG
- a CDS encoding glutaredoxin family protein gives rise to the protein MNVDFYTKKGCPLCDKGYALLKELADCYSLVIQCHDIYQDDVLLEKYQLKIPVVCIDGQEIGYGLLEKELLQKQIERIRSIKQ
- a CDS encoding Rap family tetratricopeptide repeat protein, which produces MGRTIRSESVGAKIAEWYSCLLSKSYEQAIILKEEVKQLLPAMDPSDKFMAFYSLVEFKHQILVSRYDKNECPEEIEPISEKTEIDDLLKYLYYFVSGQYEFTQERYRSAVKLFRKAERLLEYVNDEAEEAEFYQYIGLVYYRLNHYLIASSYMEQANVLFDRLQYHEPAINCQIITACIHQELNNPEKGEAILKQALERAKGIPIVYGQVLRTLGLNKQGQKKFNEAETYFKRALDIPEHKNTIFGAKSRYNLSNVLFNQGKIEEALPHFQIAKAGAAYYKSKEYNARCLFTEGLHIEKNYDLVDEAIAQLQKEGMDFEVSELAEEAAHFAEKEGNTKLALKYMKVAHGARLYQHTLGVDSVV
- a CDS encoding sugar-binding transcriptional regulator, which codes for MRTLINLQRQIVPELMETMAKRYRLLQYIRLMQPIGRRSLATNLQTSERIVRGEVTLLKDQGLIELTTAGMRLTEAGESLFLELADMMAELLGHRRLEEKLEEKLGVGQAIVVAGDSDEEEWVKQELGRACVDELKRVAKKGDVFAVMGGTTLAAVANMVTPDETLATTTFVPARGGLGEKVEIQANTISAEFARRSGASYRLLHVPDQLSEEAYHSLVLERSVREILDVITSSAVVMHGIGDARRMAARRDSGQPFIETLKREEAVAEAFGYYFNANGEIIHKQRTIGLQLGELEGKYVISIAGGHTKANAILAYMKNRPSDVLVTDEGAARRLLSE